Proteins encoded in a region of the Pelobates fuscus isolate aPelFus1 chromosome 11, aPelFus1.pri, whole genome shotgun sequence genome:
- the LOC134577618 gene encoding transcription factor HES-5-like, with product MAPNGYMFQDSTQSKQIGIKANKIRKPVIEKMRRDRINSSIEKLRILLEKDIQIHHPHSKLEKADILEMAVTYLQQHRQQQTNDAQYCMTNDQDSYYEGYYLCLKETMGFLHKQNPELYVQSQSLHHLDLEKNGTDSKKCLVRSPKTVFQLRTSYQTSQCPENIWRPW from the exons ATGGCACCGAATGGCTACATGTTTCAGGATTCTACACAATCAAAACAAATTGGAATAAAAGCAAATAAG ataaggaAGCCGGTTATAGAGAAGATGAGGAGAGATCGTATTAATAGCAGTATTGAAAAACTCCGGATTTTATTGGAAAAAGATATTCAGATACATCACCCTCACTCGAAACTGGAGAAAGCAGATATATTAGAAATGGCTGTTACCTACCTTCAACAGCACAGACAGCAGCAGACGAATG ATGCTCAGTACTGCATGACAAATGATCAAGATTCCTACTATGAAGGTTACTATCTGTGCCTTAAAGAAACAATGGGTTTTCTGCATAAACAGAACCCGGAACTGTATGTACAATCACAATCATTACATCATCTTGACTTGGAAAAAAATGGAACAGACTCCAAAAAGTGCCTAGTACGTTCACCTAAAACAGTCTTCCAGCTAAGAACTTCCTATCAGACTTCACAATGTCCCGAGAATATATGGAGACCTTGGTAG